From the Theobroma cacao cultivar B97-61/B2 chromosome 2, Criollo_cocoa_genome_V2, whole genome shotgun sequence genome, one window contains:
- the LOC18609146 gene encoding lipid phosphate phosphatase 2 isoform X1 — translation MSEAECLLLVKMPEIQLGAHTVRSHGVKVARAHMHDWLILLLLIVIDVVLNVIEPFYRFVGEDMMTDLEYPLKDNTVPFWAVPIIAIILPFSVILVYYFIRRDVYDLHHAILGLLFSVLITGVITDAIKDAVGRPRPDFFWRCFPDGKGVFDPVTKNVMCTGLRSVIKEGHKSFPSGHTSWSFAGLGFLALYLSGKIRVFDRRGHVAKLCIVFLPLLIAALVGISRVDDYWHHWQDIFAGGLLGITVSSFCYLQFFPPPYDVEGWGPHAYFQMLAESQNGNPSNGINGQNVQQSELESVYVESQHGRELSRANTHDSSPILDGMNDGRRY, via the exons ATGTCCGAAGCGGAGTGTCTTTTACTTG TGAAAATGCCAGAGATTCAATTGGGTGCTCACACTGTAAGATCCCATGGGGTTAAAGTTGCAAGGGCTCACATGCATGACTGGCTCATTCTTTTGCTTCTCATTGTGATAGATGTCGTTTTAAATGTTATAGAACCATTTTATCGCTTTGTTGGAGAGGATATGATGACTGACCTGGAATACCCCTTGAAAGACAATACTGTTCCCTTTTGGGCTGTTCCT ATTATCGCAATTATACTGCCATTTTCAGTCATTCTTGTCTATTATTTCATCAGAAGGGATGTTTATGATCTACACCATGCCATACTGG GCCTTCTGTTTTCTGTGCTTATCACTGGAGTTATAACTGATGCTATTAAAGATGCTGTTGGTCGACCTCGTCCAGACTTCTTTTGGCGTTGTTTCCCTGATGGGAAAGGG GTGTTTGACCCTGTGACAAAGAATGTTATGTGTACGGGATTACGGAGTGTCATCAAGGAAGGACACAAAAGTTTCCCCAGTGGTCACACTTCAT GGTCCTTCGCAGGCCTTGGTTTCCTTGCATTGTACTTGTCTGGAAAAATTCGGGTATTTGATCGCAGGGGCCATGTTGCGAAGCTATGTATTGTCTTCCTACCGTTACTTATTGCTGCTTTAGTGGGAATTTCTCGAGTTGATGACTATTGGCATCATTGGCAAGATATATTTGCTGGGGGACTTTTAG GAATAACagtttcatcattttgttACTTGCAATTCTTTCCACCCCCGTATGATGTAGAAG GCTGGGGACCTCATGCGTATTTTCAGATGTTGGCAGAGTCTCAAAATGGCAATCCATCCAACGGcatcaatggtcaaaatgtaCAACAATCAGAGCTTGAGAGTGTATATGTGGAGTCGCAGCACGGCAGGGAACTATCAAGAGCCAATACTCATGACTCTAGCCCTATTCTCGATGGAATGAATGACGGAAGGAGGTATTGA
- the LOC18609146 gene encoding lipid phosphate phosphatase 2 isoform X3, with amino-acid sequence MMTDLEYPLKDNTVPFWAVPIIAIILPFSVILVYYFIRRDVYDLHHAILGLLFSVLITGVITDAIKDAVGRPRPDFFWRCFPDGKGVFDPVTKNVMCTGLRSVIKEGHKSFPSGHTSWSFAGLGFLALYLSGKIRVFDRRGHVAKLCIVFLPLLIAALVGISRVDDYWHHWQDIFAGGLLGITVSSFCYLQFFPPPYDVEGWGPHAYFQMLAESQNGNPSNGINGQNVQQSELESVYVESQHGRELSRANTHDSSPILDGMNDGRRY; translated from the exons ATGATGACTGACCTGGAATACCCCTTGAAAGACAATACTGTTCCCTTTTGGGCTGTTCCT ATTATCGCAATTATACTGCCATTTTCAGTCATTCTTGTCTATTATTTCATCAGAAGGGATGTTTATGATCTACACCATGCCATACTGG GCCTTCTGTTTTCTGTGCTTATCACTGGAGTTATAACTGATGCTATTAAAGATGCTGTTGGTCGACCTCGTCCAGACTTCTTTTGGCGTTGTTTCCCTGATGGGAAAGGG GTGTTTGACCCTGTGACAAAGAATGTTATGTGTACGGGATTACGGAGTGTCATCAAGGAAGGACACAAAAGTTTCCCCAGTGGTCACACTTCAT GGTCCTTCGCAGGCCTTGGTTTCCTTGCATTGTACTTGTCTGGAAAAATTCGGGTATTTGATCGCAGGGGCCATGTTGCGAAGCTATGTATTGTCTTCCTACCGTTACTTATTGCTGCTTTAGTGGGAATTTCTCGAGTTGATGACTATTGGCATCATTGGCAAGATATATTTGCTGGGGGACTTTTAG GAATAACagtttcatcattttgttACTTGCAATTCTTTCCACCCCCGTATGATGTAGAAG GCTGGGGACCTCATGCGTATTTTCAGATGTTGGCAGAGTCTCAAAATGGCAATCCATCCAACGGcatcaatggtcaaaatgtaCAACAATCAGAGCTTGAGAGTGTATATGTGGAGTCGCAGCACGGCAGGGAACTATCAAGAGCCAATACTCATGACTCTAGCCCTATTCTCGATGGAATGAATGACGGAAGGAGGTATTGA
- the LOC18609146 gene encoding lipid phosphate phosphatase 2 isoform X2 — translation MPEIQLGAHTVRSHGVKVARAHMHDWLILLLLIVIDVVLNVIEPFYRFVGEDMMTDLEYPLKDNTVPFWAVPIIAIILPFSVILVYYFIRRDVYDLHHAILGLLFSVLITGVITDAIKDAVGRPRPDFFWRCFPDGKGVFDPVTKNVMCTGLRSVIKEGHKSFPSGHTSWSFAGLGFLALYLSGKIRVFDRRGHVAKLCIVFLPLLIAALVGISRVDDYWHHWQDIFAGGLLGITVSSFCYLQFFPPPYDVEGWGPHAYFQMLAESQNGNPSNGINGQNVQQSELESVYVESQHGRELSRANTHDSSPILDGMNDGRRY, via the exons ATGCCAGAGATTCAATTGGGTGCTCACACTGTAAGATCCCATGGGGTTAAAGTTGCAAGGGCTCACATGCATGACTGGCTCATTCTTTTGCTTCTCATTGTGATAGATGTCGTTTTAAATGTTATAGAACCATTTTATCGCTTTGTTGGAGAGGATATGATGACTGACCTGGAATACCCCTTGAAAGACAATACTGTTCCCTTTTGGGCTGTTCCT ATTATCGCAATTATACTGCCATTTTCAGTCATTCTTGTCTATTATTTCATCAGAAGGGATGTTTATGATCTACACCATGCCATACTGG GCCTTCTGTTTTCTGTGCTTATCACTGGAGTTATAACTGATGCTATTAAAGATGCTGTTGGTCGACCTCGTCCAGACTTCTTTTGGCGTTGTTTCCCTGATGGGAAAGGG GTGTTTGACCCTGTGACAAAGAATGTTATGTGTACGGGATTACGGAGTGTCATCAAGGAAGGACACAAAAGTTTCCCCAGTGGTCACACTTCAT GGTCCTTCGCAGGCCTTGGTTTCCTTGCATTGTACTTGTCTGGAAAAATTCGGGTATTTGATCGCAGGGGCCATGTTGCGAAGCTATGTATTGTCTTCCTACCGTTACTTATTGCTGCTTTAGTGGGAATTTCTCGAGTTGATGACTATTGGCATCATTGGCAAGATATATTTGCTGGGGGACTTTTAG GAATAACagtttcatcattttgttACTTGCAATTCTTTCCACCCCCGTATGATGTAGAAG GCTGGGGACCTCATGCGTATTTTCAGATGTTGGCAGAGTCTCAAAATGGCAATCCATCCAACGGcatcaatggtcaaaatgtaCAACAATCAGAGCTTGAGAGTGTATATGTGGAGTCGCAGCACGGCAGGGAACTATCAAGAGCCAATACTCATGACTCTAGCCCTATTCTCGATGGAATGAATGACGGAAGGAGGTATTGA